In a genomic window of Mastacembelus armatus chromosome 3, fMasArm1.2, whole genome shotgun sequence:
- the cul4a gene encoding cullin-4A: protein MAEDTRQDKRASFSAITEHSTNGMARTSAMASSKSGASKKLVIKNFKDRPKLAENYTEDTWLKLQDAVGAIQNSTSIKYNLEELYQAVENLCSYKVSPTLYKQLRQVCEEHVQAQIHQFREESLDNLSFLKRMNRCWQDHCRQTIMIRSIFLFLDRTYVLQNSLLPSIWDTGLELFRTHIVSDSAVQKRTVDGILEQIELERNGETVDRSLLRSLLGMLSDLQVYKDSFEERFLIETNRLYAAEGQRLMQERDVPEYLHHVARRLEEENDRIMNYLDQSTQKPLISCVEKQLLGEHMTAVLQKGLSTLLDENRVTELGLLYQLFSKVKGGLPTLLQFWRDYIKSFGGEIVCTPEKDKDMVQDLLDFKDKMDNVAQSCFARNEGFINAMKEAFETFINKRPNKPAELIAKYVDSKLRAGNKEATEEELERILDKIMIIFRFIHGKDVFEAFYKKDLAKRLLVGKSASVDAEKSMLSKLKHECGAAFTSKLEGMFKDMELSKDIMIQFKQYMQNQREPTNIELTVNILTMGYWPSYTPMEVHLPPEMVKLQEVFKLFYLGKHSGRKLQWQPTLGHAVLKAEFKEGKKELQVSLFQTLVLLMFNEGEEFSVEEIRTATGIEEGELRRTLQSLACGKARVLNKNPRGKDVEDGDRFNFNNDFKHKLFRIKINQIQMKETVEEQVSTTERVFQDRQYQIDAAVVRIMKMRKTLSHNLLVSELYNQLKFPVKPGDLKKRIESLIDRDYMERDKETPNQYHYVA, encoded by the exons ATGGCAGAGGACACCCGACAGGACAAGAGAGCCAGCTTCTCGGCTATAACAGAGCACAGTACCAACGGGATGGCCAGGACCTCTGCTATGGCCTCAAGCAAAAGTGGCGCTTCAAAGAAATTAGTGATCAAAAATTTCAAAG ACAGGCCAAAACTAGCAGAGAACTACACTGAGGACACATGGCTAAAACTACAAGATGCAGTAGGTGCCATTCAGAACAGCACCTCTATCAAGTACAATCTGGAAGAGCTCTATCag GCCGTGGAGAACCTGTGTTCATATAAAGTCTCCCCAACACTGTACAAGCAGCTACGGCAGGTCTGCGAAGAACATGTGCAGGCCCAGATCCATCAGTTTAGAGA AGAGTCTTTGGACAACCTTTCCTTCCTGAAACGTATGAATCGCTGCTGGCAGGACCACTGCAGGCAAACT ATAATGATCAGAAGTATCTTTCTCTTCCTGGATCGTACCTACGTCCTTCAGAACTCTTTGCTGCCCTCCATCTG GGACACTGGCTTGGAACTGTTTCGTACCCACATTGTGAGTGACAGTGCAGTTCAGAAGCGGACGGTAGATGGAATTTTGGAGCAGATCGAACTGGAGCGGAATGGGGAGACTGTAGACCGCAGTCTGCTTAGGAGCCTGCTGGGCATGCTGTCAGACCTGCAG GTTTACAAAGATTCCTTTGAGGAGAGGTTTTTGATTGAGACCAATCGTCTGTATGCAGCAGAGGGGCAGCGGCTAATGCAGGAGAGAGAC GTGCCCGAGTACCTGCACCATGTGGCTCGCCGGTTAGAGGAGGAGAATGATCGTATAATGAACTACCTCGACCAGAGCACTCA GAAACCACTTATTAGCTGTGTTGAGAAACAACTTTTAGGAGAACACATGACAGCAGTACTACAAAAGG GTCTAAGCACACTGCTGGATGAGAATCGTGTGACTGAGCTGGGTCTGCTGTACCAGCTCTTCAGCAAAGTGAAGGGAGGGCTTCCTACACTTCTGCAGTTCTGGAGGGACTACATCAAG TCTTTTGGTGGGGAGATTGTATGTACTCCAGAGAAAGACAAGGACATGGTGCAAGACCTGCTGGACTTCAAGGACAAGATGGACAACGTGGCACAGAGCTGCTTTGCACGGAATGAGGGTTTCATCAACGCCATGAAGGAGGCCTTTGAGACCTTTATCAACAAGAGACCCAATAAACCTGCTGAACTTATTG CTAAATATGTGGATTCCAAATTGAGGGCAGGAAACAAGGAGGCtacagaggaggagctggagagaaTACTGGACAAGATAATGATAATCTTTCGTTTCATACATG GAAAAGATGTTTTTGAAGCTTTTTATAAGAAGGACTTGGCCAAGCGTCTCTTGGTGGGCAAGAGTGCTTCTGTTGATGCTGAGAAGTCCATGCTCTCCAAGCTCAAACATG AATGTGGAGCAGCATTTACCAGCAAGCTGGAGGGGATGTTCAAGGACATGGAACTGTCCAAAGACATCATGATCCAGTTCAAACAG TATATGCAGAACCAGCGTGAGCCAACCAACATAGAACTCACTGTCAACATCCTCACTATGGGATACTGGCCTTCATACACACCCATGGAGGTTCACTTGCCCCCAGAG ATGGTAAAACTCCAGGAGGTGTTCAAGCTGTTCTACCTGGGTAAGCACAGTGGGAGAAAGCTGCAGTGGCAGCCCACACTGGGTCATGCTGTATTAAAGGCGGAGTTTAAAGAG GGTAAGAAGGAGCTCCAAGTCTCCCTGTTCCAGACGCTGGTGCTGCTGATGTTTAATGAGGGGGAGGAATTCAGCGTGGAGGAGATCCGCACTGCCACTGGCATAG AGGAGGGCGAGCTCAGGCGCACACTGCAGTCCCTAGCCTGTGGAAAAGCTCGCGTTCTCAACAAGAACCCTCGAGGGAAAGATGTGGAGGATGGAGACCGTTTCAATTTCAACAAtgattttaaacacaaactgttcCGCATCAAGATCAACCAGATCCAAATGAAGGAAACG GTAGAGGAGCAAGTAAGCACCACAGAGCGTGTATTTCAAGACAGGCAGTATCAGATTGATGCAGCCGTGGTACGCATCATGAAGATGAGGAAGACTCTCAGTCACAACCTGCTGGTATCAGAGCTCTATAATCAGCTGAAGTTCCCTGTTAAG CCGGGCGACCTGAAGAAACGGATCGAGTCACTTATAGACAGAGACTACATGGAACGTGACAAGGAGACTCCTAACCAGTACCACTATGTTGCCTGA
- the tgfbrap1 gene encoding transforming growth factor-beta receptor-associated protein 1 homolog — translation MSVKAFELVPAVERDLLMGDKARINIQCIECCGKHLYVGTNDCFIHHFLLDEVTSSKGKLSYSPQKLLHKYLGLKKPVAELRAASALERLIVLCDGIVFLVDMVTLETVPSAAGGGAKIRGVTAFCVNENPVNGDPFCVEIGVLSSKRRTVQIYMVYEDRVQLVKEVTTPEQPCALSVDGYFLCLALTTQYMILNYKTGASQDLFPYNSEERRPIVKRIGREEFLLAAPGGLGMFANAEGASQRAPVNWSESVLGATVCFPYVVALDESFITIHSMLDQQLKQTLSFRDGHILQDFEGKVILASTKAVYVLVPLPLERQIQDLLANHRVEEALILTEGAQRNIPKDKFQILHKRILQQAGFIQFGQLQFPEAKEHFKKGQLDVRELISLYPLLLPASSTFTRCHPPLHEFADLNHLAHGDQDKVLRCKKFLISYLGEVRSTEVANGCREDVDTALLKLYAEQDHESLLDLLASDNACLLADSVPWLEKYHKYFALGLLYHYNGQDSAALQLWTRVVDGDLQDSTRSDLYEYIVDFLCTCSNLDHVWKYADWALRKDPTIGVHIFIKRPVSTDQSELKPDDVVTYLGKHSQALLLYLEHLVLEKRIQKEKFHTHLAVLYLERVLSLLSESPTDEEQLARARERLQALLRESNLYRVQFLLGKMDKYEQLLLERATLHGKLEEHDKALHILVHKLRDFPSAEAYCIWSSSCRDSAYRQQLFHMLLGVYLDGNLSGKSQTAAGGGSGDLEMAAVDLLNRHGEAFDAVRVLRMLPDGWSLQLLRPFLGRAVRASMHTCRTSQIALGLAHSENLQLLHDRLKVQKKPIFVSEKKGCHLCHNTFTEPDVVCLPGGVPVHTRCVAQRVRDSPTKRQLTNSSKHT, via the exons ATGAGTGTGAAGGCTTTTGAGCTAGTCCCCGCTGTGGAGCGAGATCTCCTCATGGGCGACAAAGCTCGCATCAACATCCAGTGCATTGAATGCTGTGGAAAGCATTTGTATGTCGGCACCAATGACTGCTTCATCCACCACTTTCTGCTGGATGAGGTCACTTCCTCCAAAGGGAAACTGAGTTACTCACCTCAGAAGCTTTTACACAAATATCTGGGCCTCAAGAAACCAGTTGCTGAGCTTAGGGCTGCATCTGCTCTGGAGCGTCTGATAGTGCTTTGCGATGGAATAGTGTTCCTTGTCGACATGGTGACGCTGGAGACTGTGCCTTCAGCAGCAGGAGGTGGGGCCAAGATCAGAGGTGTGACAGCATTCTGCGTTAATGAGAATCCAGTGAATGGTGATCCGTTCTGTGTGGAAATAGGTGTACTCTCCTCCAAGCGGCGGACAGTGCAGATTTACATGGTATATGAGGATAGAGTGCAGTTGGTCAAAGAGGTGACCACTCCTGAGCAGCCCTGTGCTCTCAGTGTGGATGGTTACTTCTTGTGCCTGGCCCTCACTACACAGTACATGATCCTGAACTACAAGACAGGAGCCTCCCAGGACCTCTTCCCTTACAACAGTGAAGAGAGGAGACCCATTGTAAAGAGGATTGGCAGGGAAGAGTTCCTCTTAGCAGCACCTGGTGGTCTGG GAATGTTTGCCAATGCAGAGGGGGCATCTCAGCGGGCTCCAGTCAACTGGTCCGAGAGCGTGCTTGGTGCCACTGTATGTTTTCCTTATGTGGTGGCTTTGGATGAGAGCTTCATCACCATCCACAGCATGTTGGACCAACAGCTAAAACAGACCCTTTCATTCAGGGATGGACACATTCTGCAAGATTTTGAAG GGAAGGTCATTTTAGCTTCCACTAAGGCGGTGTATGTCCTGGTACCTCTGCCATTGGAGAGACAGATCCAAGACTTACTGGCTAAtcacagagtagaagaggcaCTCATCCTCACAGAGGGTGCACAGAGAAATATTCCCAAAGACAAGTTCCAG ATTTTGCACAAAAGAATCCTCCAGCAGGCAGGTTTCATACAGTTTGGTCAACTACAGTTTCCCGAAGCAAAAGAACACTTCAA GAAGGGTCAGCTAGATGTGCGGGAGCTCATATCCCTCTACCCATTACTGCTTCCAGCATCCTCTACATTCACACGTTGCCACCCTCCTCTTCACGAGTTTGCAGATCTCAACCATCTGGCACACGGTGACCAGGACAAAGTGCTGCGATGCAAGAAATTCCTCATCAGTTATTTGGGAGAG GTACGCAGCACAGAAGTGGCCAATGGCTGTCGGGAGGATGTGGACACAGCACTGTTAAAGCTGTATGCTGAACAGGATCATGAGAGCCTTCTAGACCTGCTAGCTTCAGACAATGCCTGCCTGCTAGCAGACAGCGTGCCATGGCTAGAAAAATATCACAA ATATTTTGCACTTGGGCTGCTATATCATTATAATGGTCAGGATTCAGCAGCACTTCAG TTGTGGACTCGTGTGGTCGATGGGGATCTGCAAGATTCCACAAGGTCTGATCTTTATGAGTATATTGTGGACTTTCTATGTACCTGCTCCAATCTGGACCATGTATGGAAGTATGCAGACTGGGCCTTACGGAAAGATCCCACC ataGGTGTTCACATCTTCATTAAGAGGCCTGTCAGTACAGACCAGTCAGAGCTGAAGCCTGATGATGTCGTCACTTACCTGGGAAAGCACAGCCAGGCACTACTTCTCTACTTGGAACACCTAGTGCTGGAAAAAAGGATACAG AAGGAGAAGTTCCACACACACTTGGCTGTGTTGTACCTGGAGAGGGTCTTATCATTGCTGTCAGAGTCACCAACAGATGAAGAGCAGCTCGCCAGAGCGAGAGAGAGGCTCCAAGCTCTGCTCAGGGAGTCCAACCTATATCGTGTACAGTTTCTTTTAG GTAAGATGGATAAATATGAACAACTGCTGCTAGAGCGTGCAACACTACATGGAAAACTGGAGGAGCATGATAAAGCTCTACACATATTAGTGCACAAGCTCAGAGACTTCCCATCTGCTGAGGCCTACTGTATATGGTCCTCATCTTGTCGGGATTCAGCTTACCGACAGCAGCTGTTTCACATGCTCTTGGGAGTCTACCTTGATGGGAACCTTTCTGGAAAATcccagacagcagcaggaggtggCAGTGGAGATCTGGAGATGGCTGCAGTAGACCTCCTAAATCGGCACGGTGAAGCTTTTGATGCAGTCCGCGTCCTGCGTATGCTCCCTGATGGCTggtcactgcagctgctgcgaCCCTTTCTGGGTCGAGCTGTCAGGGCCAGTATGCATACCTGCCGCACTTCCCAGATCGCTCTGGGGCTTGCTCACTCTGAAAACCTTCAACTGCTACATGACAGG TTGAAAGTGCAGAAGAAACCAATTTTTGTGTCTGAAAAGAAAGGATGCCACCTGTGCCACAACACCTTCACTGAGCCCGACGTGGTGTGTCTGCCAGGTGGAGTGCCTGTCCATACTCGTTGTGTCGCCCAGAGAGTAAGAGACTCTCCAACAAAGAGACAGTTAACTAATAGCAGTAAACATACGTGA
- the LOC113137868 gene encoding F-box/LRR-repeat protein 3-like, with protein sequence MKRVFQGNEQEDGGGTSAGSQETLKRTRKQRREKDLEEGSSWECLPQEILLQIFQYLPLLDRAYASQVCRGWNQAFHMPELWRCFEFELNQPASSYLKATHPDLIKQIIKRHSNHLQYVSFKVDSSRESAEAACDILSQLVNCSLKTLGLISTARPSFMELPKSHFISALTVVFVNSKSLSSLKIDDTPVDDPSLKVLVANNSDTLKLLKMSSCPHVSPAGILCVADQCHGLRELALNYHLLSDELLIALSSEKHVHLEHLRIDVVSENPGQQFHTIKKSSWDAMVRHSPKFNLVMYFFLYEDEFGPFFRDEIPVTHLYFGRSVSKDVLGRVGLTCPRLVELVVCANGLRPLDEELIRIAQRCTQLSAIGLGECEVSCSAFVEFVKMCGDRLTQLSIMEEVLVPDHRYGLDDIHWEVSKHLGRVWFPDMMPTW encoded by the exons ATGAAACGGGTTTTCCAAGGGAATGAGCAAGAGGATGGAGGTGGCACCAGCGCTGGGTCTCAGGAGACTCTTAAACGGACCCGCaagcagaggagggagaaagaTTTGGAGGAAGGATCCAGTTGGGAGTGTCTGCCACAGGAGATCCTGCTCCAGATCTTCCAATACCTGCCTCTACTGGATAGGGCTTACGCTTCTCAG GTGTGCCGAGGCTGGAATCAGGCTTTTCACATGCCAGAGCTGTGGCGGTGCTTTGAGTTTGAGTTGAACCAGCCAGCCAGCTCCTACCTGAAGGCCACACACCCAGACCTCATCAAACAGATAATCAAAAGGCACTCCAACCACCTGCAGTATGTCAGCTTCAAG GTGGACAGCAGCAGAGAATCTGCAGAGGCAGCGTGCGATATTCTCTCTCAGCTTGTTAATTGTTCTTTGAAAACACTGGGGCTCATCTCTACAGCCAGGCCCAGCTTCATGGAACTTCCCAAA TCTCACTTCATCTCAGCACTGACGGTGGTTTTTGTCAACTCCAAATCACTGTCCTCACTCAAAATTGATGACACACCTGTAgatgacccctctctcaaagTCCTGGTGGCCAATAACAGTGACACACTCAAACTGCTCAAAATGAGCAGTTGCCCTCATGTTTCACCAGCAG GCATCTTGTGTGTGGCTGATCAGTGCCATGGCCTGAGAGAGCTGGCTCTCAACTATCATTTGCTGAGTGATGAACTTCTCATTGCCCTCTCTTCAGAGAAGCACGTTCACCTTGAGCACCTTCGCATTGATGTGGTTAGTGAGAATCCCGGCCAACAGTTCCACACCATCAAGAAGAGCAGCTGGGATGCTATGGTGCGGCACTCTCCTAAATTTAATCTGGTGATGTACTTCTTTCTCTATGAGGATGAGTTTGGCCCTTTCTTCCGCGATGAAATCCCCGTCACACATTTGTACTTCGGCCGCTCTGTCAGTAAAGATGTGCTGGGCCGCGTTGGCCTCACCTGCCCGCGTCTGGTTGAACTGGTGGTGTGTGCCAACGGGCTGCGGCCACTGGATGAGGAGCTGATCCGCATCGCCCAGCGCTGCACACAGCTGTCGGCCATTGGCTTGGGAGAGTGTGAAGTGTCCTGCAGCGCCTTTGTGGAGTTTGTCAAGATGTGTGGAGACAGGCTGACACAGCTATCCATCATGGAGGAAGTACTGGTTCCAGATCACCGCTATGGGCTGGATGATATCCACTGGGAGGTATCAAAGCATCTGGGTCGTGTCTGGTTCCCAGACATGATGCCTACCTGGTAG